One window from the genome of Dyadobacter sp. CECT 9275 encodes:
- a CDS encoding DUF1905 domain-containing protein, with amino-acid sequence MTEISLAMAVDFETRIHKLEHLAGFYLEIPSDIVQKLGGLNNRLICTANQSLSWQCGLAALGNGSAYITFASPKMKKLKVKEGDTVHVSLQHDHSDYGAKMPVELQEVLDQDDEGNRRFHKMAAGKQRYIMTYISDIKSGQLRIERAVRIIENIKRLTEGKEKFADFMKVK; translated from the coding sequence TTGACAGAAATATCCCTGGCTATGGCTGTTGATTTTGAAACACGTATTCATAAACTGGAACATCTGGCAGGCTTTTACCTGGAGATCCCGTCCGACATTGTCCAGAAATTAGGCGGTTTGAACAACCGGCTCATCTGCACGGCCAATCAGAGTCTCAGCTGGCAATGCGGCCTGGCGGCGCTGGGCAATGGAAGCGCGTACATTACTTTTGCTTCTCCCAAAATGAAAAAGCTAAAGGTAAAAGAAGGTGATACCGTCCATGTTTCACTTCAGCATGACCATAGTGACTATGGCGCCAAAATGCCAGTAGAATTACAGGAAGTACTGGATCAGGACGATGAAGGCAACCGCAGATTTCACAAAATGGCAGCAGGTAAGCAGCGTTATATCATGACTTACATCAGCGATATCAAAAGCGGACAGCTCAGGATTGAGCGCGCCGTAAGAATTATCGAAAACATTAAAAGACTTACCGAAGGCAAAGAGAAATTCGCTGATTTCATGAAAGTGAAATAA
- a CDS encoding response regulator transcription factor — protein MANLLLVEDDINLGALLQEYLIDKGYPTDLATDGQKGWQCFVDKQYDLCIFDVMMPKKDGFSLAKEVRMSGRDVPIIFLTAKSMKEDTMQGFRVGADDYVTKPFDREELLLRIEAILRRYRKQPDQKEENKIYTIGTLTFDYAHQQLSSEGKTSRLTSKESELLRLFCQNINQPISRSFALKTIWGDDSYFNARSMDVYITKLRKYLKEDPAIQIMNLHGEGFKLMVG, from the coding sequence ATGGCCAATCTATTACTTGTTGAAGACGATATTAATCTGGGGGCCTTGCTGCAGGAGTACCTTATAGACAAAGGTTATCCCACCGATCTGGCTACGGACGGGCAGAAAGGATGGCAGTGTTTCGTGGATAAACAATATGACCTTTGCATATTTGACGTAATGATGCCCAAAAAAGATGGCTTTTCGCTCGCCAAGGAAGTTCGCATGAGCGGACGTGACGTCCCCATCATTTTCCTCACGGCCAAGTCCATGAAGGAGGATACCATGCAGGGCTTCAGAGTGGGCGCGGATGACTACGTTACCAAGCCATTCGACAGAGAGGAACTTTTGCTTCGTATCGAGGCCATACTTCGCCGCTACCGCAAACAGCCGGACCAAAAGGAGGAAAATAAAATTTATACAATAGGTACTCTGACCTTTGATTATGCTCATCAGCAACTCAGCAGTGAAGGAAAAACCTCCCGTCTTACCAGCAAGGAATCGGAACTGCTGCGCCTTTTTTGCCAGAACATCAACCAGCCCATCAGCAGAAGTTTTGCCCTAAAAACCATCTGGGGTGATGATTCCTATTTCAATGCCCGTAGCATGGATGTATATATCACCAAGCTCAGGAAGTACCTTAAGGAAGATCCAGCCATCCAGATCATGAACCTGCACGGCGAAGGCTTCAAACTGATGGTCGGATAA